One genomic region from Microcystis panniformis FACHB-1757 encodes:
- the recA gene encoding recombinase RecA, whose translation MATMTNNSDRDKALGLVLTQIERNFGKGSIMRLGDATRMRVETVPSGALTLDMALGGGLPKGRIVEIYGPESSGKTTLALHAIAEVQKAGGVAAFVDAEHALDPTYSDVLGVDINNLLVAQPDTGEAALEIVDQLVRSSAVDIVVIDSVAALVPRAEIEGEMGDNQVGLQARLMSKALRKIAGNIGKSGCVVIFLNQLRQKIGVTYGNPEVTTGGTALKFYASVRLDIRRIQTLKKGTEGEYGIRAKVKVAKNKVAPPFRIAEFDIIFGKGISQVGCMLDIAEQTNVVTRKGAWYSYNGENIAQGRDNAVKYLEEKPEVAAEIEKLLRDKLDMGSVPFPTEPADEDEEDDLEPEI comes from the coding sequence ATGGCGACAATGACAAATAATTCCGATCGAGATAAAGCCTTAGGCTTAGTCTTAACTCAAATCGAGCGCAACTTTGGCAAAGGTTCGATTATGCGTTTGGGAGACGCCACCCGGATGCGGGTAGAAACCGTGCCTAGTGGTGCTTTAACCCTAGATATGGCGTTGGGTGGCGGTTTACCGAAAGGCCGCATCGTCGAAATTTACGGGCCGGAAAGTTCTGGAAAAACCACCTTAGCCCTCCATGCGATCGCAGAAGTGCAGAAAGCTGGGGGAGTGGCGGCCTTTGTCGATGCGGAACACGCTTTAGATCCCACCTATTCGGATGTTTTAGGGGTAGATATCAATAATTTACTGGTGGCACAACCGGACACGGGGGAGGCAGCCTTAGAAATAGTTGACCAGTTAGTGCGTTCTTCGGCCGTGGATATCGTCGTCATCGACTCGGTGGCCGCTTTAGTGCCGCGGGCGGAAATTGAGGGGGAAATGGGGGATAATCAGGTGGGTTTGCAGGCCCGTTTGATGAGTAAAGCCCTGCGAAAAATTGCCGGTAATATTGGTAAATCCGGTTGTGTGGTGATTTTCCTCAACCAACTGCGGCAAAAAATCGGTGTCACCTACGGTAATCCTGAAGTGACCACCGGAGGAACGGCCTTAAAATTTTATGCCTCGGTGCGTTTAGATATCCGTCGCATTCAAACTTTGAAAAAAGGCACGGAAGGGGAATACGGAATTCGGGCTAAAGTTAAGGTGGCTAAAAATAAAGTCGCGCCTCCTTTCCGGATTGCTGAATTTGATATTATCTTCGGTAAAGGCATTTCCCAGGTGGGTTGTATGCTCGATATCGCCGAACAAACTAACGTAGTTACTCGTAAAGGGGCATGGTATAGCTATAATGGCGAAAATATTGCCCAGGGTCGCGATAATGCCGTTAAATATCTCGAAGAAAAGCCAGAAGTAGCGGCGGAAATTGAGAAGTTATTGCGGGATAAATTAGACATGGGTTCGGTTCCTTTCCCCACGGAACCGGCCGATGAGGACGAGGAGGACGATCTGGAACCAGAAATCTAA
- a CDS encoding pentapeptide repeat-containing protein, whose translation MVNKKLEDTPQMPLDEREQHRKRQELITPFRPSQRWRLFLWQIWRWTGFGEKKLWDLLQLVIIPLVLWGLSSWFNQQATIREQTAAKEADQQKALASYIENLPDLLQKKDIDMKLRQSLVQAKTNVTLGLLKGDPHRQGVLFGFLRESSLLGTPSDTGSPRTINPILQGIRLNEMDLQSAPLHDANLTRADLSKSNLAFASLNRTNLSSANLSRSRLTRANLVNANLRGAWLIEADLRGADLRGANLINVKLDRSIINQETKFEDAFYKGEEDIKSYKVCITDNQEDSIDHDKVCTGNNLVSLKEFWEKQGVILVQPELTKEQLPTPEFFRSVDLSGVNLTRSRLSEVDFSGANLSEANFTNATLTKVKFVKANLMGADLTGANLTGANLTGANLTGAKGIGNQDEKLKQATLCNTTLANGKMYKCFVKKQ comes from the coding sequence ATGGTTAACAAAAAATTGGAAGATACTCCTCAAATGCCATTAGATGAACGCGAGCAACATCGGAAACGTCAAGAACTGATTACCCCCTTTAGACCATCGCAAAGGTGGAGACTGTTTCTATGGCAAATCTGGAGATGGACTGGGTTTGGAGAAAAAAAACTTTGGGATTTGTTGCAACTTGTAATTATTCCCCTTGTTTTGTGGGGTTTAAGCTCTTGGTTCAATCAACAAGCAACCATTAGAGAACAAACGGCGGCAAAGGAAGCCGACCAACAAAAGGCACTTGCCAGCTATATAGAAAATCTTCCCGATCTCCTGCAAAAGAAGGATATCGACATGAAGTTGCGTCAAAGCCTAGTACAAGCAAAAACCAATGTCACATTAGGCTTACTAAAAGGAGATCCTCACCGTCAAGGGGTTTTATTCGGTTTCCTGAGAGAATCAAGCTTACTAGGAACTCCTAGCGACACAGGAAGCCCAAGAACTATAAACCCGATCTTACAAGGAATCAGATTAAACGAGATGGATCTCCAGTCCGCTCCGTTACACGATGCAAACTTAACCAGAGCCGATTTGTCTAAGTCCAATCTCGCTTTCGCCAGCTTAAATAGAACCAATCTTTCTAGTGCTAATTTGAGTCGTAGCCGGCTCACTCGAGCAAATTTGGTAAACGCCAATCTAAGAGGAGCTTGGCTAATAGAGGCAGATTTAAGAGGTGCTGATTTAAGGGGTGCTAATTTAATCAACGTCAAGCTCGATCGTTCTATAATTAACCAGGAAACCAAGTTCGAAGATGCTTTCTACAAGGGGGAAGAAGATATAAAGTCATATAAGGTCTGTATTACAGATAATCAGGAGGATAGTATTGACCATGATAAGGTCTGTACTGGAAATAATCTCGTTTCTTTGAAGGAATTCTGGGAAAAACAAGGTGTGATTCTTGTACAACCTGAACTTACAAAAGAACAACTACCCACGCCTGAATTTTTCCGAAGTGTCGATCTGAGTGGAGTTAATTTGACACGTTCAAGACTTAGTGAGGTTGATTTTAGTGGTGCTAATCTTAGTGAAGCAAACTTTACAAATGCGACTCTAACAAAAGTTAAATTTGTCAAGGCTAACCTCATGGGGGCTGACCTCACGGGGGCTAACCTCACGGGGGCTAACCTCACGGGAGCTAACCTCACGGGAGCCAAAGGAATTGGAAATCAAGATGAAAAACTCAAGCAGGCCACTCTCTGCAACACAACCTTAGCCAATGGAAAAATGTATAAGTGTTTTGTCAAAAAACAGTAA
- a CDS encoding ABC transporter ATP-binding protein has protein sequence MQPLSYSLYRSLGRSISMVIQAAPSELRILTLLTLISGTTPAIVLFLNKVIIDQVSLLLTKSHLEVPGDLLWHNPILVASVSGLIFLSLLTDALTTITSLLFASLRDRVRGFVGGKVIDKVANFPDITLFDNPDLLNLIKLTEKGINRLEELSFILITTLNGFFIFVPAVLLSTSIARWIPLILFTSAAPSVYFDLKYRKQSWRTEETQAGIARQMDLYKNVLTGELYAKEIRLFSLQTLLLSRWQELLSKLLKSMAKVRQRGTSVIVFWSILSGVGTALPYLYIVLGTLQKKYTLGDLALYAGLILQVRQSLFLLINNGSDFYDVVLGTTPIFQLLDLKSNLQQLTPPWQEQENLTGIEMQNLSFSYPDSEELILDDLNLTIQPREIIALVGENGAGKTTLINLLCRFYDPSAGQILWNGKDLRAFDLKELRAKIAVVMQDYARFPATIRENIGFGYSPLLRNYPAIQAALKRVKMIDLIEENFQGLETPLGRELEGGIELSGGQWQRIAIARALLRLPTAELLIFDEPTASLDANAEYEIYQMFRTLATDKMTIVISHRLALCKLADRIVVLEKGKISEVGTHTELMSKRGQYHLMFTRQANSYQ, from the coding sequence ATGCAACCCTTATCCTACAGTCTCTATCGCTCGCTGGGACGTAGTATCAGTATGGTAATCCAAGCCGCACCATCTGAGTTACGAATCCTGACTTTACTGACTTTAATTAGCGGAACTACCCCGGCAATTGTTTTATTTCTGAATAAGGTAATTATCGATCAAGTCTCCCTCCTCTTAACTAAATCTCATCTCGAAGTTCCGGGTGATCTTCTCTGGCACAACCCCATTTTAGTCGCCAGTGTGAGCGGATTAATTTTCCTTAGCTTGTTGACCGATGCCCTCACCACGATCACCAGTTTACTCTTTGCTTCTTTGCGCGATCGAGTGCGAGGATTTGTCGGGGGTAAAGTAATTGATAAAGTCGCTAATTTTCCCGATATTACTCTCTTTGATAATCCCGATTTATTGAACTTAATTAAGTTAACGGAAAAAGGGATCAATCGTTTAGAAGAATTATCCTTTATCCTGATTACCACTCTCAACGGTTTTTTTATCTTTGTTCCTGCCGTTTTACTATCTACTTCGATCGCTCGGTGGATTCCTCTAATTTTATTTACTTCTGCCGCTCCTTCCGTTTATTTTGATTTAAAATATCGCAAACAAAGCTGGCGCACTGAAGAAACCCAGGCGGGTATCGCTCGTCAGATGGATTTATATAAAAACGTTTTGACCGGTGAATTATACGCCAAAGAAATTCGACTATTTTCTTTACAAACACTTTTATTATCTCGCTGGCAAGAACTTTTAAGTAAATTACTCAAATCCATGGCAAAAGTCCGTCAAAGAGGAACCAGTGTGATTGTCTTCTGGTCAATTTTGAGCGGTGTTGGTACTGCCCTACCATATCTTTATATTGTTTTGGGAACTTTGCAAAAAAAATATACATTAGGAGACCTAGCACTCTACGCCGGTTTAATTTTGCAAGTACGTCAGAGTTTATTTTTGCTGATTAATAATGGTTCGGACTTTTACGACGTGGTTTTAGGGACAACTCCCATTTTTCAGTTATTAGATTTAAAATCCAATCTGCAGCAATTAACTCCTCCTTGGCAAGAACAAGAAAACTTAACGGGGATCGAGATGCAAAATTTATCCTTCTCCTATCCCGACAGTGAAGAATTAATCCTCGATGATCTTAACCTGACGATTCAACCTAGGGAAATTATCGCTTTAGTCGGGGAAAATGGGGCGGGAAAGACCACTTTAATCAATCTTCTCTGTCGATTTTACGATCCCTCAGCCGGGCAAATTCTCTGGAATGGAAAAGATTTACGGGCATTTGATTTAAAGGAATTACGCGCCAAAATCGCCGTAGTTATGCAAGATTATGCCCGATTTCCCGCTACAATTCGCGAGAATATTGGCTTTGGTTACTCACCCTTATTAAGAAACTATCCAGCGATACAAGCAGCCCTAAAAAGAGTGAAGATGATCGACCTTATTGAGGAAAATTTTCAAGGATTAGAAACACCCCTAGGTAGAGAATTAGAAGGAGGAATAGAATTATCGGGGGGACAATGGCAAAGAATAGCGATCGCTAGGGCTTTATTACGATTACCAACGGCAGAATTACTCATTTTTGACGAACCGACTGCCTCCCTTGATGCTAATGCAGAATACGAAATCTATCAAATGTTTCGCACTCTAGCCACCGATAAAATGACCATAGTAATTAGTCATCGATTAGCTCTTTGTAAACTGGCAGATCGCATTGTTGTTCTCGAAAAGGGTAAAATTAGCGAAGTAGGAACCCACACAGAACTGATGAGCAAACGAGGACAATATCACCTTATGTTTACTCGTCAAGCTAATAGTTATCAATAA
- a CDS encoding lasso peptide biosynthesis B2 protein: protein MKTRETYTPPLRPSEHNKGSYYLNRDVYLFKHENVINILDFRRGQFYGLDEIGSRMVDLILEKSYQETITEISQLYEVPEAKICGDLSELLNSLIEKKILVTSPPPNKFTEGNLWPTILIAIFKKLGLIGRKLLNPQPDPNAYTVEILLTLSWISLRVLGWSRSIAIWQKWHKSHQKEIDKETIENLDRLLRETASGKLFLPIVCKERALVAYHLLRTFYGCPATLMVGINNYPFQIHAWVECQQLTLTDELAHCEQFTPVISYS, encoded by the coding sequence ATGAAAACTAGAGAAACTTATACACCACCACTCCGCCCAAGCGAGCATAACAAAGGAAGTTATTACCTAAACCGAGATGTGTATCTATTTAAGCATGAGAACGTCATCAATATTCTTGACTTTCGCCGGGGACAGTTTTATGGATTAGATGAGATCGGCTCTAGAATGGTCGATCTAATCCTCGAAAAAAGTTATCAGGAAACTATCACCGAGATTAGCCAACTCTACGAGGTTCCAGAAGCAAAAATCTGCGGGGATTTAAGCGAATTGTTAAATTCGTTAATCGAGAAAAAAATCTTAGTTACATCTCCTCCCCCGAACAAATTCACTGAGGGGAATCTTTGGCCAACTATCTTGATCGCAATTTTTAAAAAACTCGGTTTGATCGGGCGAAAATTACTCAATCCTCAACCCGATCCTAATGCCTACACCGTCGAAATCTTATTAACTCTCAGTTGGATTAGCTTGCGAGTTTTGGGATGGAGTCGCAGCATCGCTATTTGGCAAAAATGGCACAAGTCTCACCAGAAAGAGATCGACAAAGAAACTATCGAAAATCTCGATCGCTTGCTGCGAGAAACTGCATCGGGAAAACTATTTTTACCGATAGTTTGTAAAGAACGCGCCCTCGTTGCCTATCATCTGCTGCGTACTTTTTATGGTTGTCCCGCTACCTTGATGGTTGGTATTAATAATTATCCTTTCCAAATTCACGCTTGGGTAGAATGCCAGCAATTAACCCTAACAGATGAACTAGCCCATTGTGAACAGTTTACTCCCGTAATTAGCTATTCTTAG
- a CDS encoding bile acid:sodium symporter family protein → MQADFFTNILLPVGLGVLMLGMGLGLILADFQRITRYPKAVLIGLVNQIIILPIIGFIIASLLPLRPEIAVGLMIVAICPGGPSSNVLTYLAKGDVALSVTLTAFSSIITIFTIPFLASFTLQHFMGESAAISLPIGSTMAQIFLIIVLPLVMGMTIRHYFPLLAKSLEPITNRLAVIFLAVIIFLLILREWQRLPLFIAQTGLAVIILNTIASLIGFFSGRLFQLTIPQRICIAIEVGIQSGTLAIAITAGLLKNPDLTIPAIVYSLWMYVSAFIAVYYGRKKAALAK, encoded by the coding sequence ATGCAAGCCGACTTTTTTACTAATATCCTCTTACCCGTTGGCCTAGGCGTTTTAATGTTAGGCATGGGATTGGGATTAATTCTCGCCGATTTTCAGCGTATCACCCGTTATCCCAAGGCAGTCCTGATCGGTTTAGTCAATCAAATTATTATTCTACCGATCATCGGTTTTATTATTGCTTCTCTTTTGCCTCTCCGGCCAGAAATTGCCGTCGGTTTAATGATTGTCGCCATTTGCCCCGGCGGTCCCTCCTCCAATGTTTTAACCTATTTAGCTAAGGGAGATGTAGCCCTTTCTGTTACTTTAACTGCTTTTAGCAGCATCATCACCATTTTCACAATACCTTTTTTAGCTAGTTTCACTCTCCAGCATTTTATGGGGGAAAGTGCCGCCATCTCCCTACCCATTGGTTCCACTATGGCGCAGATATTTTTGATTATAGTTTTACCCCTGGTTATGGGTATGACTATCCGCCATTACTTCCCTTTACTGGCCAAAAGTCTGGAACCGATAACTAATCGTTTGGCCGTGATTTTTCTAGCGGTTATTATCTTCTTATTAATCCTGAGAGAATGGCAACGTTTACCTTTATTTATCGCTCAAACTGGCCTCGCAGTGATCATTTTAAATACGATTGCTTCCCTAATTGGTTTTTTCAGTGGTCGTTTATTTCAATTAACTATTCCCCAAAGAATTTGTATCGCCATTGAAGTGGGTATTCAAAGCGGCACTTTAGCTATTGCTATCACTGCCGGTTTATTAAAGAATCCCGATCTAACCATTCCAGCAATTGTCTATAGTTTATGGATGTATGTCAGCGCTTTTATCGCTGTTTATTATGGTCGCAAAAAAGCAGCTTTGGCAAAATAG
- a CDS encoding asparagine synthase-related protein has protein sequence MSRSFEISLSPASTPELNISNLTSNLITYARDELTKNLVIFIGKIYYQDELKTIYPEAFREKTNPEASIALAIYQQKGIKGLQDLEGEFALVIFDRQKSSLIALRDPIGSYPLYWTFDKHTIRISSDLQHLARQKKAKINRDFLASFLMFPFAFVELPREETAFEGIQRLSPGSCGEFYPPNLVQKHWTWNWEEKIAPISDLTLAAAAQQFRQIFQHSIRERCREGKVASHLSGGMDSSSIVCLARDSIGERKLLTLSLVYQMPSLVKETDYINLILQQKAAIEPYFLDGDQLLDFDWFSDRIPPHDEPYPGLFHLAMEKILVDRAAELGVNTILSGGGAELVLESNRYHLADLLHQGQWQETLQLARWWAKTKNESLWSILAELAIFPLSPAFLKPGIATFWRRGYGTWPKLSEFAIPPWIKADFAQEYQVYPKTLATLGQIYRYPVELSFNRLGLQTAIGNWANWYLANPAGMRISQPFLDPRVICYCLGLPRQFREVPGMVKPLLQSALQGILPEAIRTRRFKANFNAVYWQGLSRRLTQLETMVEESAIEDLGIFDKTRLIEVLRQHSLGIGDVKSGSRISSSLAVIAWFDRLSQT, from the coding sequence ATGAGCAGATCATTTGAAATTAGTTTATCCCCAGCCAGTACCCCAGAGCTTAATATCTCTAATTTAACCAGTAATCTGATTACCTATGCCAGAGATGAGCTAACTAAAAACCTAGTTATCTTCATCGGTAAAATCTATTACCAAGATGAATTAAAAACCATTTACCCAGAAGCTTTTAGAGAAAAAACTAATCCTGAAGCCTCGATCGCCCTGGCAATTTATCAACAGAAAGGAATTAAAGGACTGCAAGATTTAGAAGGAGAATTTGCCCTCGTTATTTTTGATCGTCAAAAATCCTCTTTGATCGCCCTGCGCGACCCGATCGGCAGTTATCCCTTATACTGGACTTTTGACAAGCATACCATTAGAATTAGCAGCGATTTACAACACCTAGCCAGACAAAAAAAGGCAAAGATTAACCGAGACTTTCTCGCTTCTTTTCTCATGTTTCCCTTCGCTTTCGTGGAACTGCCCAGGGAAGAGACCGCTTTTGAGGGAATCCAGCGTCTATCCCCCGGCAGCTGCGGGGAATTTTACCCGCCTAATTTAGTACAAAAACACTGGACTTGGAACTGGGAAGAAAAAATTGCACCGATTAGTGATCTCACCCTAGCAGCGGCAGCCCAGCAGTTTCGCCAGATTTTCCAGCACTCGATTAGGGAACGCTGCCGGGAGGGAAAAGTGGCATCGCACCTATCGGGGGGAATGGACAGTTCCTCGATCGTCTGTTTGGCCAGGGACTCGATCGGGGAGAGAAAGCTTCTTACCCTGTCTCTGGTCTATCAAATGCCCAGTTTAGTCAAAGAAACCGACTATATTAACCTTATTCTCCAGCAAAAAGCAGCGATCGAGCCGTATTTTCTCGATGGTGATCAGCTTTTAGATTTCGATTGGTTCTCCGATCGCATTCCCCCCCACGATGAACCCTATCCCGGTTTATTTCATCTAGCCATGGAAAAAATCCTAGTCGATCGAGCGGCCGAATTGGGAGTAAACACCATTCTCAGTGGTGGTGGGGCAGAATTAGTCTTGGAAAGCAATCGCTACCATCTTGCGGATCTATTACATCAAGGACAATGGCAAGAAACCCTACAGCTTGCCCGTTGGTGGGCAAAGACCAAAAATGAAAGTCTCTGGTCAATTTTGGCGGAATTAGCGATTTTTCCCCTGTCACCTGCCTTCCTCAAACCAGGTATTGCTACTTTCTGGCGACGAGGTTACGGAACCTGGCCGAAACTGTCAGAATTTGCGATTCCACCCTGGATAAAAGCCGATTTTGCCCAAGAATACCAAGTGTATCCGAAAACACTGGCAACTCTGGGTCAAATCTACCGCTATCCCGTCGAACTATCCTTTAACCGTTTAGGACTGCAAACCGCGATCGGCAATTGGGCAAATTGGTATCTTGCTAATCCTGCTGGGATGAGGATTAGTCAACCCTTCCTCGATCCCCGGGTCATTTGCTACTGTCTGGGACTACCTAGGCAATTCCGAGAAGTACCGGGGATGGTTAAACCGCTACTCCAATCGGCCCTGCAAGGAATTCTCCCGGAAGCAATTCGCACAAGACGTTTTAAAGCGAACTTTAACGCAGTCTATTGGCAAGGATTATCTCGACGCTTAACCCAGTTAGAAACAATGGTAGAGGAATCGGCGATCGAAGACTTGGGCATCTTCGATAAAACCCGATTAATTGAAGTCCTGCGGCAACATTCCCTAGGCATTGGTGATGTCAAAAGTGGCAGTCGCATCAGCAGTTCCCTCGCTGTGATCGCTTGGTTCGATCGGCTGTCACAAACCTGA